One region of Niallia sp. Man26 genomic DNA includes:
- a CDS encoding glycogen/starch/alpha-glucan phosphorylase encodes MFSNKENFKTYFLQKLEMTYGKPFEDCTSSDHFQTLGHMIREYVSGDWINTNELYRRNKGKQVYYLSIEFLLGRLLHHNLINLGIDKVVEEGLSELGIDLLDVEEIECDAGLGNGGLGRLAACFLDSLATLNLPGHGFGIRYKHGLFEQRIVDGYQLELPEQWLKQGQVWEVRKEDLAVDISFWGNIDSFEKDGRLQFRHLNAETVTAVPHDIPVIGYSSSTVNTLRLWNAEPASLLAKDVGDIMKYKRETEAISEFLYPDDAYDEGKILRLKQQYFLVSSSLQSIIKDYKQQYKDIKEFHEHVSIHINDTHPVLAIPELMRILLDKEGLSWEEAWTITTGAISYTNHTTLSEALEKWPISIFQPLLPRIYMIIDEINERFCKQLWELYPGDFGRIENMAIIAHGMVKMAHLALVGSHSVNGVAEIHTEILKKREMAAFYQIFPEKFNNKTNGITHRRWLIKSNPKLADLISDTIGTEWVQTPSSLEKLLEYKHDSVFLEQLDAVKQENKRKLARIIKENNGIIVDPQSIFDIQVKRLHAYKRQLLNVLHIMHLYNRIKENPSLPITPRTFVFGAKASPGYYYAKKIIKLINSVADKINQDKAIEDKIKVVFLENYRVSLAEHIFPAADVSEQISTASKEASGTGNMKFMINGALTVGTLDGANIEMRDLVGDDNIFIFGMNADQVLELYKNGGYKSAEYYHHDKRIHQVVDQLKNGHLSTNLNEFEPIVDSLLTENDQYFLLKDFHSYACIQDEVDKAYKNKQQWLEKCTVNIAKAGHFSSDRTIKEYAAEIWNIKALK; translated from the coding sequence ATGTTTTCTAACAAAGAAAATTTTAAGACTTATTTTTTGCAAAAGCTTGAGATGACTTACGGCAAACCGTTTGAAGATTGTACCAGCAGCGATCACTTCCAGACATTAGGACATATGATCAGGGAGTATGTTAGCGGAGATTGGATTAATACAAATGAGCTTTACCGCAGAAATAAAGGAAAACAAGTGTATTACTTATCAATAGAATTCTTATTGGGCAGATTACTGCACCATAATTTAATTAACTTAGGAATTGATAAAGTAGTGGAAGAGGGGCTTTCTGAATTAGGAATCGACCTGCTAGACGTAGAAGAAATTGAATGTGATGCAGGTCTTGGCAATGGAGGGCTGGGAAGGCTTGCTGCATGCTTCCTAGATTCATTGGCAACCTTGAATCTTCCCGGCCACGGCTTTGGAATCCGTTACAAGCATGGATTATTTGAGCAGAGAATTGTCGATGGATATCAATTAGAACTGCCAGAGCAATGGTTAAAGCAAGGGCAGGTTTGGGAAGTCCGGAAAGAGGATCTAGCTGTAGATATTTCCTTTTGGGGCAATATTGATTCGTTTGAAAAGGATGGAAGACTGCAGTTTCGGCATTTAAATGCTGAAACTGTAACGGCTGTCCCTCACGATATCCCTGTTATCGGTTATAGCAGCAGTACCGTTAATACGCTGAGGCTATGGAATGCAGAGCCTGCGTCACTGCTCGCTAAGGATGTTGGGGACATCATGAAATACAAAAGAGAAACAGAAGCGATTTCAGAGTTTCTTTATCCTGATGATGCATATGATGAAGGTAAAATATTGCGCTTGAAACAGCAATATTTTTTAGTTTCTTCGAGCCTGCAGTCTATCATCAAGGATTACAAACAGCAATATAAAGACATAAAAGAGTTTCATGAGCATGTAAGCATCCATATAAATGATACACATCCTGTATTGGCAATCCCGGAATTAATGAGGATATTGCTTGATAAAGAAGGGCTTAGCTGGGAAGAGGCTTGGACCATAACAACAGGAGCTATTTCCTATACAAATCATACAACCCTTTCTGAGGCATTGGAAAAATGGCCGATTTCTATTTTTCAGCCTTTGTTGCCTAGAATCTATATGATTATTGATGAGATAAATGAACGTTTTTGCAAACAGCTATGGGAGCTATATCCAGGAGATTTCGGCCGGATTGAGAATATGGCTATCATCGCCCATGGTATGGTTAAGATGGCGCACTTAGCTTTAGTAGGAAGCCATAGTGTTAATGGCGTGGCAGAAATTCATACAGAGATTTTGAAAAAGAGGGAAATGGCTGCTTTCTATCAAATCTTCCCTGAAAAATTCAACAATAAAACAAATGGAATAACCCATAGACGCTGGCTGATTAAATCCAATCCTAAGCTTGCAGATCTTATCAGTGATACAATCGGTACAGAGTGGGTTCAAACCCCTTCGAGCCTTGAGAAGCTGTTAGAATACAAGCACGACTCTGTTTTTTTAGAGCAGCTTGACGCAGTAAAACAGGAAAATAAACGGAAATTAGCACGTATCATCAAGGAGAATAATGGAATTATAGTTGACCCGCAATCTATTTTTGATATTCAAGTAAAAAGACTGCATGCATACAAGCGGCAGTTATTGAATGTCCTGCATATCATGCATCTATATAACCGCATTAAAGAGAATCCATCCTTACCTATTACTCCTAGGACATTTGTATTTGGCGCGAAGGCTTCACCAGGCTATTATTATGCGAAGAAAATCATCAAGCTCATCAATTCAGTCGCCGATAAAATCAATCAAGATAAAGCAATTGAAGACAAGATAAAGGTTGTGTTTTTAGAGAATTACCGTGTTTCCCTTGCAGAGCATATTTTTCCTGCTGCAGATGTAAGTGAACAGATTTCTACTGCAAGCAAAGAGGCATCTGGTACCGGAAATATGAAATTTATGATAAACGGAGCTTTGACTGTTGGAACACTTGATGGTGCTAATATTGAGATGAGGGATTTAGTTGGCGATGACAATATTTTTATATTCGGCATGAATGCAGACCAAGTGCTAGAATTATATAAAAATGGAGGATACAAGTCGGCTGAATATTATCATCATGATAAGCGAATTCATCAAGTTGTTGACCAGCTGAAGAATGGCCATTTATCAACAAATCTCAATGAATTTGAACCAATTGTCGACTCCTTATTAACGGAGAATGACCAGTACTTCCTGCTAAAAGATTTTCATTCCTATGCCTGTATTCAAGATGAGGTAGACAAAGCTTATAAGAATAAACAGCAATGGCTGGAGAAATGTACAGTCAACATTGCAAAAGCGGGACATTTTTCGAGTGACCGCACAATTAAAGAATATGCGGCTGAAATTTGGAATATTAAAGCCTTAAAATAA
- a CDS encoding glucose-1-phosphate adenylyltransferase, with protein sequence MGKKRCVAMLLAGGKGSRLYSLTKKLAKPAIPFGGKYRIIDFTLSNCSNSGIETVGVLTQYQPLVLNSYIGIGSAWDLDRVNGGVTVLPPYSESSEVKWYTGTASAIYQNQNYLSQYDPEYVLILSGDHIYKMNYEWMLDYHIQKQADASISVIEVPWSEASRFGIMNTNEEMDIIEFEEKPKKPKNNLASMGIYIFKWKVLKELLEEDDKNSHSTHDFGKDIIPMLIEKKRKVVAYPFKGYWKDVGTVQSLWEANMDLLDNSSELNISDYNWRIYTVNPNHPPQYISSDAIVKESLINEGCTISGNIEKSIVFQGVNVGTGSIVRSSVIMPDARIGENTYIEKAIVPSDIEIPDGMVIKPKEGNNDVVLVTEEMVSAFIS encoded by the coding sequence ATGGGAAAGAAACGGTGCGTCGCAATGCTATTAGCGGGAGGAAAGGGAAGTAGACTTTACTCTTTGACAAAAAAGCTGGCAAAGCCAGCCATTCCATTCGGAGGTAAGTATCGTATTATTGATTTTACTTTGAGTAATTGCTCCAATTCAGGAATTGAAACAGTAGGTGTGCTGACACAATATCAACCTCTTGTGTTAAATTCCTATATCGGAATTGGCAGTGCCTGGGATTTGGATAGGGTAAATGGAGGTGTCACTGTGCTGCCTCCATACAGCGAATCATCAGAGGTGAAATGGTATACAGGCACAGCCAGTGCCATTTACCAAAATCAAAATTATCTCTCTCAATATGATCCAGAATATGTGCTGATTCTTTCAGGTGACCACATATACAAGATGAATTATGAATGGATGTTAGACTATCATATTCAGAAGCAGGCAGATGCTTCTATTTCTGTTATAGAGGTGCCATGGAGTGAGGCAAGCAGGTTCGGTATCATGAACACGAATGAAGAGATGGATATCATTGAGTTTGAAGAAAAACCAAAAAAGCCGAAGAACAATCTCGCTTCCATGGGCATTTACATCTTTAAGTGGAAAGTGCTGAAGGAATTGCTGGAAGAGGATGATAAAAACAGCCATTCAACCCATGACTTCGGAAAAGATATTATACCGATGCTGATTGAGAAGAAACGGAAGGTAGTCGCTTACCCATTCAAAGGCTATTGGAAGGATGTTGGTACAGTCCAAAGCTTGTGGGAAGCCAATATGGACTTGTTAGATAATTCTAGTGAACTGAATATATCAGATTATAATTGGAGAATTTACACAGTTAATCCTAACCATCCGCCCCAATATATTTCTAGTGATGCAATAGTTAAAGAGTCATTAATAAATGAAGGCTGCACGATTAGTGGCAATATTGAAAAATCCATTGTTTTTCAAGGTGTAAATGTAGGAACAGGTTCAATCGTCCGAAGCTCTGTTATTATGCCCGATGCTCGGATTGGCGAAAATACTTATATCGAAAAGGCAATCGTTCCGTCAGATATCGAGATACCGGATGGAATGGTTATTAAGCCAAAAGAAGGTAATAACGACGTTGTGCTCGTAACAGAAGAAATGGTTAGTGCGTTTATATCCTGA
- a CDS encoding TraR/DksA C4-type zinc finger protein, with protein sequence MLTKEQLASLQKQLEDRKEQLTNRLDGKEEETMQDSVGELSTYDNHPADMGTELFERGRDLALEEHDQAELDNINSALKAIQDGTYGICEVSGKEIPYERLEAMPTATTLIEYSDRELNMDRPVEEDILEPAHGNVFRHSDTAEIRDYQDSFQEVARYGTSETPADLKGDYEDYDSLYSDNEQNGGFPEDYESFTASNITAQKREVYRSDEEKEYEDTLNDAGTDAPFGDVPYKNRDSYTDDKN encoded by the coding sequence ATGCTTACAAAAGAACAATTAGCATCGTTACAAAAGCAATTGGAAGATAGAAAAGAACAATTAACAAATAGATTAGATGGTAAAGAGGAAGAAACAATGCAAGACTCTGTCGGAGAGTTATCGACATATGACAATCATCCGGCCGATATGGGAACAGAATTATTTGAACGAGGCCGTGACCTAGCGTTAGAAGAGCATGACCAAGCTGAGCTAGATAATATTAATTCTGCTTTAAAAGCGATCCAAGATGGAACATATGGTATTTGTGAAGTTTCCGGAAAAGAGATTCCATATGAACGGTTGGAAGCAATGCCTACTGCCACAACATTAATTGAATACAGTGACCGGGAGTTAAATATGGACCGGCCTGTGGAGGAAGACATATTAGAGCCTGCACACGGCAATGTTTTCCGACACAGTGATACTGCTGAAATCCGTGACTATCAAGATAGCTTTCAAGAAGTTGCCCGTTACGGAACATCCGAAACCCCTGCAGACTTAAAAGGTGATTATGAAGATTATGACAGCCTTTATTCTGACAATGAACAAAACGGCGGCTTTCCAGAAGACTATGAATCCTTTACGGCAAGTAATATAACTGCCCAAAAGCGCGAAGTTTACCGTTCAGATGAAGAGAAGGAGTATGAAGATACCCTCAATGATGCTGGAACAGACGCTCCATTTGGTGATGTTCCCTACAAAAATAGAGACAGTTATACAGATGATAAGAACTAA
- a CDS encoding isochorismate synthase, which translates to MKESKGLLLEGSAVKASTSILRSKVIKLEQRRDFLSFYAQNNKYKGKRFFWKSPDGTSIYAGIGICKTIQSSKQEHTYEVIEKKWHELLENSEINNPFNTAGVGPVLFGGFAFDPLKERTDLWENFQNAHFYLPSIMFSEIDGEQYLTVNQFGDSDQVNERLKACLQKMPKSNESFSSETLTNKLLDCTEINGIEWKKMVEEVVQELGQSLKKVVLARESRLSFEKVISVESVLQNLLNRQKNSYVFALESGEDCFIGASPERLVKKSGKQVFSVCLAGSIARGSSAEEDEALGLELLNDPKNRMEHDYVVQMIKGAMEKVCSTFDIPAEPSLIKMRDIQHLFTPVTGSLKNSASIFSLIELLHPTPALGGYPQKQAIEKIREAEFLDRGLYGAPIGWMDYQGNGEFAVSIRSALIQNKEASLFAGCGVVKDSDAESEFKETAIKFKPMLSALGGKLG; encoded by the coding sequence ATGAAAGAAAGTAAAGGACTTCTGTTAGAAGGCAGTGCAGTAAAAGCGTCCACTTCTATTTTAAGAAGCAAGGTGATTAAGTTAGAGCAGAGAAGGGATTTTTTATCTTTTTATGCTCAGAATAATAAATATAAAGGAAAACGATTTTTTTGGAAAAGCCCTGATGGTACTTCCATATACGCTGGAATTGGCATTTGCAAAACAATTCAATCCAGCAAGCAAGAGCATACTTATGAAGTGATTGAAAAAAAATGGCATGAGCTACTTGAGAACAGTGAAATAAATAATCCATTTAACACTGCAGGGGTTGGCCCGGTTCTGTTCGGCGGTTTTGCGTTTGATCCTTTGAAGGAACGGACAGATTTGTGGGAAAACTTTCAAAACGCGCATTTTTACTTGCCATCCATCATGTTTAGTGAAATAGATGGCGAGCAATACCTTACAGTTAACCAGTTCGGAGATTCTGATCAAGTAAATGAGAGACTGAAAGCATGTTTACAGAAAATGCCAAAAAGCAATGAATCTTTCTCAAGCGAAACACTGACAAATAAGCTGCTCGACTGTACAGAAATTAATGGTATTGAATGGAAGAAGATGGTAGAAGAGGTAGTTCAGGAACTGGGACAATCGTTAAAAAAGGTTGTACTGGCAAGGGAAAGCCGCTTAAGTTTTGAAAAGGTAATTTCCGTTGAATCTGTCCTCCAAAATTTATTGAACAGACAAAAAAACAGCTATGTGTTTGCATTAGAATCAGGGGAAGATTGTTTTATCGGTGCTTCACCAGAAAGACTTGTCAAAAAATCAGGTAAACAAGTCTTTTCCGTATGCTTAGCAGGATCTATTGCAAGAGGAAGCAGTGCAGAAGAAGATGAAGCACTCGGCTTAGAACTGCTGAATGACCCGAAAAACAGGATGGAGCATGATTATGTTGTGCAAATGATAAAAGGGGCGATGGAAAAGGTGTGCAGCACTTTTGATATCCCAGCAGAGCCTAGCCTCATAAAGATGAGAGATATTCAACATTTATTTACTCCAGTTACAGGAAGTTTAAAAAATTCAGCTTCTATATTTTCACTTATAGAATTATTACATCCGACACCTGCATTAGGCGGTTATCCGCAAAAGCAGGCTATTGAAAAAATCCGCGAGGCGGAATTTTTGGATAGAGGGCTTTACGGAGCTCCAATAGGCTGGATGGATTATCAAGGTAATGGCGAGTTTGCCGTGAGTATCCGCTCTGCTCTTATTCAAAACAAGGAAGCTTCATTGTTTGCGGGTTGCGGTGTAGTAAAAGATTCTGATGCGGAATCAGAGTTCAAGGAAACGGCAATAAAATTCAAACCGATGCTTTCTGCACTAGGAGGTAAGTTAGGATGA
- a CDS encoding sugar phosphate nucleotidyltransferase, protein MLRTMLGVIDATTYQHDLEELISHRTLAALPIGGRYRLIDFVLSNMVNSGIGSVAIFPKYQYRSLMDHLGSGKNWDLDRKRDGLFFFPASITDGDSEGIGSFNQFAANMDYFYRSKQEYALVANCFTVFNMDFNPVLIRHLTSGCDITEITNNGDSLEIYLIKKSLLIDLILTRDITGYTCMKDVMLDLNHEYKICHYEFNGYAEKIDSISAYFEVSKEILRAETWNQLFIKERPIFTKVKDEPPTRYTSTGEVKNSMIANGCIIEGDVENSIISRAVKIGKGSRLKNCIIMQKCSIGDDCVLENVILDKDVMVGNETVMTGSKNTPFVVRKGTVQGALMNS, encoded by the coding sequence GTGTTAAGAACAATGCTAGGGGTAATTGATGCTACAACATATCAACATGATTTGGAGGAATTAATTTCACATAGGACACTTGCTGCCTTACCAATTGGAGGGAGATATAGGCTTATTGATTTCGTCCTTTCTAATATGGTTAATTCAGGAATAGGCAGTGTCGCTATCTTTCCAAAGTACCAATACCGATCATTAATGGATCATCTTGGGTCCGGGAAAAATTGGGACTTAGACAGAAAAAGAGACGGATTATTTTTCTTTCCAGCATCCATTACGGATGGAGATAGTGAAGGAATAGGATCTTTTAATCAGTTTGCCGCAAATATGGATTATTTTTATCGAAGCAAACAGGAATATGCTTTAGTAGCAAATTGCTTTACTGTTTTTAACATGGACTTTAACCCCGTCCTAATACGCCATCTTACCTCTGGCTGTGATATCACTGAAATCACCAACAATGGAGATTCATTAGAAATATATTTAATCAAGAAATCTCTATTAATAGACTTAATCTTAACAAGAGATATTACAGGCTATACATGCATGAAGGATGTCATGCTTGACCTCAATCATGAATATAAAATCTGCCACTATGAATTCAACGGTTATGCGGAAAAAATCGACTCTATTTCTGCTTATTTTGAAGTAAGTAAAGAAATATTGCGTGCAGAAACGTGGAATCAGCTTTTCATTAAGGAAAGGCCAATCTTTACAAAGGTGAAGGATGAACCACCTACCCGCTATACGAGTACAGGAGAAGTGAAAAACTCAATGATCGCTAATGGCTGCATTATTGAAGGAGATGTAGAAAACAGCATTATTTCTAGGGCTGTGAAAATTGGCAAAGGTTCACGCCTTAAAAACTGCATCATCATGCAAAAATGCTCTATTGGGGATGATTGTGTATTAGAAAATGTAATTTTAGATAAAGATGTTATGGTAGGAAATGAAACGGTTATGACAGGCAGCAAAAATACACCATTTGTCGTTAGAAAAGGGACAGTGCAAGGAGCGTTGATGAATTCGTGA
- the glgA gene encoding glycogen synthase GlgA — protein sequence MKVMFAVSECVPFIKSGGLADVAGSLPKELVKQGTEVTIIMPKYRDIPEKLLKDLEKVMDFRVQVGWRNQYCGIEKLEQDGITFYFIDNEYYFKRPGLYGYFDDGERFSFFNRAVLESLSYLSYYPDIIHCHDWHTAMIPFLLNVDYKWRREYSQIKTVFTIHNLQFQGIMPRGALGDMLNLNDDYFTTDQLEFYGNVNFMKAALIASDKITTVSPTYMNEIQTDYYGEKLNQLLHLRQSDLNGIINGIDEEVYNPATDDVIIQKYSNTNISGKVQNKLEVQKLFGLKEDASIPMISMITRLTSQKGLELVRHVFHEIMEEDVQFLVLGTGDAEFENFFREMEFKYPDKCKAYIGFDESLAHKIYAGADLFLMPSKFEPCGLGQLIALQYGNIPIVRETGGLNDTVFSYNELTNSGNGFSFTNFNAHDMLYTIRRALQFYHDKDVWSTIVKNAMTMDNSWAQSAFKYNQLYAELISRSETHVF from the coding sequence GTGAAAGTAATGTTTGCAGTATCAGAATGTGTACCATTTATCAAATCTGGAGGACTGGCTGATGTTGCCGGTTCTCTTCCGAAAGAGCTTGTGAAACAAGGAACAGAGGTAACGATCATTATGCCAAAGTATCGGGACATTCCCGAGAAGTTACTAAAAGACTTGGAGAAGGTAATGGACTTCCGTGTGCAGGTAGGGTGGAGAAATCAATACTGCGGCATCGAAAAGCTCGAGCAAGACGGCATCACTTTTTATTTTATAGACAATGAATACTACTTTAAAAGGCCGGGGCTATACGGCTATTTCGATGATGGAGAAAGGTTCTCATTCTTTAACAGGGCTGTCTTAGAAAGCCTCTCCTATCTATCTTATTATCCAGATATTATCCATTGTCATGATTGGCATACGGCAATGATTCCGTTCCTGCTGAATGTGGATTATAAATGGAGACGAGAATACAGTCAGATTAAGACAGTATTTACTATACATAATCTTCAGTTCCAAGGGATTATGCCAAGAGGGGCCCTTGGAGATATGCTGAACTTAAATGATGATTACTTTACAACAGATCAGCTAGAGTTTTATGGAAATGTCAACTTTATGAAGGCCGCCTTAATTGCTTCTGACAAAATAACAACTGTCAGCCCAACCTATATGAATGAAATACAAACAGACTATTACGGAGAAAAGCTCAACCAGCTTTTACATTTAAGGCAGAGTGACTTAAATGGTATCATCAATGGAATAGACGAAGAAGTATACAATCCTGCAACAGATGATGTCATTATTCAAAAATACTCGAATACAAATATTAGTGGAAAGGTCCAAAATAAACTTGAAGTCCAAAAGCTGTTTGGATTAAAAGAGGATGCGTCCATTCCAATGATATCAATGATAACGAGGCTGACCAGCCAAAAAGGGCTTGAGTTAGTACGGCATGTCTTCCATGAAATCATGGAGGAGGATGTGCAATTTCTTGTGCTGGGCACAGGAGATGCTGAATTTGAGAATTTCTTTAGAGAAATGGAGTTCAAATATCCCGATAAATGCAAAGCATATATTGGTTTTGATGAAAGCTTGGCACATAAGATATATGCCGGTGCAGACCTGTTCCTTATGCCATCCAAGTTTGAACCATGTGGGCTAGGCCAGCTGATTGCATTGCAGTACGGGAATATCCCAATTGTCAGGGAGACAGGGGGATTAAATGACACAGTGTTTTCATACAATGAACTTACTAATAGCGGAAATGGTTTTAGTTTCACTAACTTCAATGCTCACGACATGCTCTATACTATCCGAAGAGCCCTACAATTCTATCATGACAAAGACGTATGGAGCACTATTGTCAAAAATGCAATGACAATGGACAATAGCTGGGCACAGTCAGCATTTAAATATAACCAACTATATGCTGAGCTTATCTCAAGGAGTGAAACACATGTTTTCTAA